The Drosophila sulfurigaster albostrigata strain 15112-1811.04 chromosome 3, ASM2355843v2, whole genome shotgun sequence genomic sequence CCAAAAAGGTGAGATCAGAGCGCACAGGAATAACACTCTTGGGTCCATGGCAACCCATCGAGGTGCCGAGACCACCATTCAACTTGATGACGACCAGTTTATCCAACATATTGCGAATCTGCACGGTATTACGAAACAAAAGATTAGTGAAAGTTTTAGTAAATTGTAAAGCGTGGTTAGCACAAAGGAGGTGTTAAGCTGAATTTCGGAATTTAGTAACAGTGCTAGAGGAGctaaagcaataacaacaaagtttaaacaaaactaataataataataacaacaataataataaatatattaagtaaataagtaaaacgAGTAAAGCGTCCATAACCCCAATTAATTAGAAGAGCGGGTAGAGCGTCAGATCAGAGAAGCATAGGAGAATTGTGAGAATTGAGTAGAGAAAACGCTTTTACCTCATTCTATATGTGATAAACAtatatgtgtttatatattgcatatatgtatgtatggtataCATAGGCAGACATAAGCCATCATAACAACGGCAGACAATGAGTACAATTCAGAGTATTCAAATCAAAGTAcatgaaaatatgtaaagattataaaaaaaaacattgtttatcatatatgtatgtacataagaGAGTTATCATTAAGTAGTTTGGATTCTTGAGGTAGGCGTAAGTGTTCTGAGTGTTTTGGGGGGTTGGAGAGAACAGGGCCAGCAAACCTTTAGAAAAGAGCATCCAATTGAAAGGGAACCGCTTTACATACCTGCTCATTCTTGGGCGATTTCAGATTGGAATAGTTCATCACGGCGTTCTCGGGCAGTTTCTGAATTTTATTCCAGTCCAACGCGGGACCCTCTGTAAATCGGAAAACGTAttaatttctatatacatattttagatttcctaatAACTTACCCTCTTGCAGAAAACGTCCGAATAGATCGGCAAAGCGACCCATTTCAGCCTGCAGAGCTGGACGCCTGGCTGGCTCCGTTGTCTGCAGCAGACGATCGACATCGTTCTCCAGCAGACGCAGTGCATCGCGCTTGGTCACTTCGTGGAATTCCTTCGAATCGGAGGGAGCACGCTGGTGACCGCGCACCTATAATATCAGAAGGAAAAACATTGAGTACAGTTCAGTTTAGATATCGATTCATTCACAAAGTGTTTCAGTGTTTCATTTCggatattaattaaatatttataattataaaaataaccttGGAAGTAAGCAGTATACCAAACAATGAATTCATCTTTATCGacattaaaagtaaatataaatatgccCAAAGAATAAAAGCATTGGAGGTACCCtcatatataataatcatttttttagCATACCCCCATTAAATTTGCAGAATATGAAGGTAGCTTTAAATCGTAAATACTATACCAAAAATCAATGCGTTTATGATATaacattcatttataataacaATTCATCATAAATATTCAGAATATGAAGCCAAAAATGAACACTTTCAAAttgcaatataatttaataaatttcctTGGCATCCTCATTAAagttttagaaaatgaaaccAACTACTTAGGTAGGCAGTATACCAAAAATCAAGGCTTTGGCTTTGAGAGTGCTCCGTTAATGGCACCTTTTGAAATTACTCTCATGGCTACACTGCACGAAATTGTGGCAAGCAAACGTTTAAAGTGTCCAGCAAAGCGCAACCAGCCAAAAGGCACTCAAGTGACAAAAgttacaacaataacaacatcaacaactacAGTAAGCTGATCGGGGAAACATAGACAAATTGTTTGTGCTCTGGCGTAATGCGTGCCTGGGGCAATTACAAGCTTCGTGTGGCAGCCAGACAGTTTTTGGGGCTGTGGCGTCTTCACCGATTGTAACGACAGTTTCGCAAAGACAGTCATGGCAACAAGTTGGACGCCAATTGTTTGCCTGCTACTCCTGTTGGGTGTGAGCCAACAAGCAGCTGGCGGAGTGATGGACAATGTAAACGATGGATTGAAGATGGCTGGGCAAATGTTTGGCATCAATACAGCGGCCGATGTGGCCAATTTGGTGGCCAAAGCATTCTCCAAGGCAACGACACGCAAGAAACCCGATTTGATGAGTGTGCTGCAGCAAGGATTCGAGTCACAGCGACAGTATGATGACGAGGAGGGAGATCAAGATGAGGAAGATCAATCCAAACAGGAATCGGAGGCAGAGAATGCTCAAGAGTCGCCGCCAGTGGAACAAGGATCGCGACGACAACCCTTGCAACTGAACAGCGTGCAAATGCTGACCAATATGATGCGCTTGATTGGCTTTGATCCTCGCAAACTGGGCGCACTTGCTCTCAATGCCATTGTGATGATTGCCCAGGCGGTAAGTCAACTTCCATTCTCACATTCACTTCCCATAATTGTTTCCTTCTCTTAGATCGGCAGCACAATTGTTCAGGCTACGCGTGGAGCACCTGAAAGTGATAAGGATTCGGGACCTGAGGAACTCTTTGAGCCCAACGATCATCAGCCTCGCTCCATTGTCTCTGGCGGTCCTATCGATTGGTTCCTCAAGCGTCCGGGCGCAAACACAAAACGCATGCTGCGTCGCATCATGGATCAACAGTTGCCCGAGCACATTGTCGACATGATCGAATCGAAGGAGACGCCCGATGGCAACGAAGCCGCCTGCTTAAAGCTGCTGATGTGCAAGAGTTCCCCCATTATTTGGGGCATGCAGAACTCCCTGAAGAAGCGTCTTGCAGGCGAACCTGACGATGACCAGGACAGTTACATGAATGCAAATGCGTTCTTCAAGTATTTGCCCAGCTGGGACGAGTACAAGCAGCATGGCTTAAGCTGTGAGAATCGATTTTCCAAGTACTGTCCACGGAATGGAACTTTAGGGAAACTCTAATTATAGGTCTAAAATCGGTTAAAATATATGGTTCAGCTTGAATTGCAAAGTTAACAATATTATAGATTCActttaaatagaaaagaatATAATGAATAGTATAGACTACCCTTATATATGTTGGAATATGGTCACCCTAAGATGAATAGttctatttataaaacattaacattgctgattattttatttttataattagtttaatCAATAAAGTTACGAGTTGAAAGAGACTTAAATAAACTGttttgattatattatatttagtttaatcAACAAATTTACGACCTCTATGATTTAATGAAGGGTTTGTTACAGCATCAAAAGATTATCGCGAATTTTAGCAATGCTGCAAAATAATAACCCCTAGAAAAGAGACAGCTATTTATAATTAACAGATCTGATTAAcgattaaataaacaaaagtttgcAAGCTAATCAGATTGTTACCTAAAGCAACACCTTCAATCGGGCGAAGCGCTTTGGTCACCCTAATTAGAGTGACCGGAATGAGAAGCGTCGGCGCCTACTCTAATCACAATATTACATTACGatttgtaaatgttttgtttcATCAATAAATCAATAGTGTGTGCGAGTTGATAGTACGATCGTTATACGAATTTTGTTGCGACGACCTTAGCGATAAGACTAATGGTGGCGGCCCGTTATGGCGCTAATGTTCCATGAAACGACCTCTAAAATGCAACGACGAACTATATTGTCATAATA encodes the following:
- the LOC133846113 gene encoding uncharacterized protein LOC133846113 translates to MATSWTPIVCLLLLLGVSQQAAGGVMDNVNDGLKMAGQMFGINTAADVANLVAKAFSKATTRKKPDLMSVLQQGFESQRQYDDEEGDQDEEDQSKQESEAENAQESPPVEQGSRRQPLQLNSVQMLTNMMRLIGFDPRKLGALALNAIVMIAQAIGSTIVQATRGAPESDKDSGPEELFEPNDHQPRSIVSGGPIDWFLKRPGANTKRMLRRIMDQQLPEHIVDMIESKETPDGNEAACLKLLMCKSSPIIWGMQNSLKKRLAGEPDDDQDSYMNANAFFKYLPSWDEYKQHGLSCENRFSKYCPRNGTLGKL